GCCCTAAAGGCTAACTCACTTCTTCTTAACCTCGTCATCTCAGGACAATTGCGGTCTTCCATTTGATTAGATCATAAATTCTGTTTCCATCCAGGACTGGGTGTGGTGGTGCAAACTCTCTGCAACCTACAAAAGTATCAAACCATTACAAATCTTCATACAGTGCGAGAAGtgtcttcaaaatgaacatcGTAATTGGCAAAGAAGCCCATCTTAACAACTTATCATCTTTTCTGTTGAACCTGGCTGCAATTTCCATTTTCTTAAATGGGTGGACGGAGGTGTCTTTAAATAACCCCTTTAATTTGCAAGTTATCAGCTTTTGTCCAGACGTTATGTTATATATCTGCCGAGTTtagagcgtacatgtatatagagtCAGACAATCGCCCCACTGTTGTAATATAGGTATTGActtgaaacatgtacatgtacgttgtgaTCCTTACCTCCACTTACAATGCACATCCTTGAGAGCGTCATTTCCAGCAGTTGGAGCGACGCCCTGGTCGTGGTGATGAATATCCTGTGACCTGGATGTGGTGATGCCGGCTCCGGACGAGGACTTCCACTTCTGTGTCATTTCCAGCAGTTCGAGCCGAGTGGTTCCCTTTTTCTGGTGTTACCCATCTTTTGGgaatactgaaaaaaagatttgacacgtttttctaAGTTTCCCCCACTGAAACCCTTTGCTGCACATCTCCTTTTGTTGTATTTTAGCATTCCATACAACTGCAGTTTCATGGTGAGGGCTCTTCAGTCTTCGTCCCGACGTCGCTTGCTACAGTTTGCATGTTTAGAGCattctcattattttcaaatgaaacttttcaagGAGCTGATTACTCTGAGCAGATCAATCTTTGATTTTCAAGTGTCAAGTAAATAGGTTCTACtgcttacctgaagtaacactgcagctttctccatcggctgtctggccgcttacctgaagtaacactgcagcattctccatcggctgtctggccgcttacctgaagtaacactgcagcattctccatcggctgtctggccgTTCGGGATCGATCAAAAGATAACGGCACAACCGCTTCCCTTGGCAGGATCGTGTCAGGTGGCCGGGCACGGCTGTTGTCCTGAAAGTCAAAGTCACGGCAGATATTTAAAGACGTCAAGACAATTTGTAAACAAGCTGTGCTGCATGGTATGGTATAGTGGATGCGCTTTCAAATTACGGGAAATGGCGGTCAACCAATTGAAGGGCTCAGTCGATCACTCGAATATCTGGCATCCAATAAAATGGTCCTAAGGGATCAATCCAAAATGAACGGTTCTAATGGTGCCATTTTTGCTTCCCTGGGCAAGGTCATGTCAGCCTTCTCCTTCAAGCACCAACAGCTACACAGGCAGAAATTTCTATAAAGAATCTGTAAAGCTATATAGAAATGGTAAAcacaaaatctatatagaatctatatatatatttttgcctGTGTATGCTCACTGTGATGAGAGCTAAATTCACCTATCTACTCACAAAGTCCTTGTCGTGTTCAAACTGGGATCATGTTCAAACCTCTGTATagtgggctctcgtcacacgctgggctctcgtcacacgctgggctctcgtcacacgctgggctctcgtcacacgctgggctctcgtcacacgctgggctctcgtcacacgctgggctctcgtcacacgctgggctctcgtcacacgctgggctctcgtcacacgctgggctctcgtcacacgctgggctctcgtcacacgctgggctctcgtcacacgctgggctctctgCGGTGTTCTTGGCTCTGCAAGATGGATCTTGCTTCGCACGGGTCTCCCGGATGCTCTTCCTGAAAAGAATCTtaacgatttaaatcgctcataattttttaaattgggttcaaaaataatgaaatgaagttaCCCTAAATGCGGCACACATCTTGCTCGCATCCGAATCCATCCCCAGACGTCTGTCACGCCACGATCGTGCATCTTCAGCCCTCTTCAACAAGCATGCCCCATCGCACCGACCCTCTTCCTTCCATTCGGAGGTGGTCTTTCCGTCTATGCTGTAAATGGAAACGGATTCAGTGGGAAAATATCTTACATGTATTGAAtaaaggtagcaggaaggggtgggcgttggtGGTTTCAGAGTGTGAGGGGGTACTATAGACATAGGTTAGTGGCGTCTGCTAACTGTACTTTGAGAGACTatgactaggcatgatgccaatcTCTCTTAGGGTCGAGTCAACAGGCATGTGGTTTCAgcattaggtctttcattgtagcaatgcgaaaatgtaagcaattttggttaggtccgtcatttgttattaccaagtagcttctagagtgtCTCAAccactcttgattacagcggccgtctcagcgccaccacgcggggcctaatggtattagtcTGAGAAGCTTCGCGCGATCGATATGCACAATTCTGGGTAAAGTcaaatgaggaagtatgcttatagagtcattagcataatctaacCTTAACTCCATCTCGAGGTAATCTTGGGCAgtgcaaaatagttacaaccccataatcgcgctacaagtccataatgagatcacggtgaccagttataaatgtttcgccagcttcgctattttgccgctacgcgtcgcgttgggtccttgcgtctcGGTGTCACAAGGTGAAGATCACTATGTTGTGACCAGGTAGTGTACtaattgtgatgacgtcatgcgcAATGCACATACTGGCTGTCGAAGGTATGACGTGAGATTACGTTGCTCACTTTGCATGGGTTGTTGCTGGAGGCTGGGAAGTAAGACGATTATCCCAATCATAAACAAGTCTCAAACAGTGCGGGAAATGTAACGATCTAACTGGAGTAGGATCTCGTataatctttcaaattttttttctggaTGTTTCAATCATCTCGGGGGAGAATCGGTCAAAGAGCTAAAATTGCGCAAACATCAATGACTTAACAAAATGCGAATCTCACCTGTTTGTTGTAATATCATCTACTTCAGTGCCTGATCTTCTACGACTGCCGCCGGAGAGCATAGAGGGTTGTAATATCATCTACTTCAGTGCCTGATCTTCTACGACTGCCGCCGGAGAGCATAGAAGGTTAACCCATCAAGTTAAGTGCGAGCCGTCTGATTAACGGCAAAGGCGAGTCCGGAGCCCGTCCCGGACTCCATCCCACACCATGTCGTCAACTTTCTTAAGCCCTTCAACAGCGTAAGAGAGGGAAGGCCTATTTAATTTAAAAACCTCTCTTTTTCGCGttgaaatggcaaaatgaacgAAGACGACACGCCCTCATGCTGAACCCCCCTCAGTCGTAGAACCGAACGACAGGGTCCCCTAGGGGCGCCCGACAAGAGACACAAAGCGTACCGTGCTTTGGACTCCGCCACGTCGTCGGCCGGCTGCTTGGCACACGCCTTCCATACGGAGTCCGCGGAATGGACCTTCTGTAAATGGAATTGGAGAGTCAACATCACAACTAATGCAAAAGACACAGAAAACGCAAAAAAATACAGGACATAGATCAACCAAACACACACCCGCACCCATACTCATCCCCTCGACAACCTCCCACATCCCACGCCCCCCAAACCCTCTCCCCCAGCTAATCACACACACATATCACTCTATACATACCCTTCACCTCGCGATAGACATCATTCATAGTCGGTTGCATTGGAGAACTTGGCTTGGGGCATCTGCAATGATAAAAGTGATAGTAACGGTAACACGAGCTCTAGAAACTTGTTCCGAGTGAAAGGCCCAGAAGCTTAGGGTGCGATTTTTGAGGTGTTCTTGACGAATTCGaacaaaatcataaaagaattcGTCACAAAAACAAAGAATTCCTCGTCGTCATTCGGGAGTGTTGCGGAACCTCACTAATGAGACCCGAAACCAACCGAAACTGTCTAAACCTCACGAACAAAAGGACACGTGGAGTTCGGCCACGAAGTCTTTTCTGCAGCCAAATGAggggaaatattttgaattgaaggggggggggataaatctTTGGAGTAAGACGAAATTCAAAAACTGCTTGGCATACTGAAATGAAGCGGGAGTTCGCATGTGGCGAGGACTGGACAGGAATGATTCAGTGCGCAGCCGTCATTGGCTTCTTGGTTGCTGAGGAAAACGGCAAATTTCTTGGAAATCGGAATTCGGAATTGGATGTGTGCTCATTTACAGAAGTGGAGGTTGGGATATGCCAGAGTAATGTCCAAGACCGAATCTGTCTTACCATTGCGTGGCGTGGCCTGTGCTTAGAAAACGTGGCGTGGCCTGTGCTCGTCGCGTCTGATCTTGAAGCTCCACGAGTCTTGAATACGCAGTTTATATTGGGAGCGTTGGTAACATCAGTTGAACGACTTACGTCATGTTATTAAATAATAGAATCGTTCTGGTGCTTTCATGCCGTGCTCGTCATGGTCACTGCATTTGTTGTGCCAGCCTTATACGAGTGGATCATAGCataatttgtatattttgtactgCTGATCTGGTCATAGTCAGGTTGGCACCAAGCTTTAGTAGGTTTCGATGTGGTAAGGAAGCATGACATGTGGATGTTATAATACACTATCTACAGCCGATTCTGTCAACTACGGTGAACAAAAGTCAAAAGGATGGTCTTGATTTAAAAGTAATTCAGTCGTGGACATCCGCTATTTCTGAAGAGGCTCGACAGATCTGAAAGGAACAATGAGTATGACAGGGAAAGGACATCGACATTTTTTTTTCGGGGCGGGACGACTaattaagtcgggggggacgaaaacgaaacaaaaaaatttgaaaaaaaaatctgtttcattttcattcgccccccccccccccgcccgcccgccccgaAAAAAATAATTCTGATGGCCTTTCCCGTTTCCACCGTACTTCTTGCCTCAAATCCCAAGGTACTTTTATGCCACCCCGGCTCAAGTCCCACTTTCCTTACGAGCTATTTTGGTACGACTGCTCCATTGCTGTCACCATCGTTTTCCTGAGCCCAAATCCAATCTGCAAATACCTACTGTGGTGTTGCCGCGACCTGTCTGGTAAATTAGGTGTTGAGATGTTGTAGTTGTATTCTAACACACTGGCCACTGTGGGTAACACTGTGAGTCTGAGTGATCACGGTTTCAGCTTGACAGACAATCAAATTTTTAAATCGACCTAGAAAATAGAGaacttcggccattttgaaaagcctTAAAGGCGTTTTCACAGGCATCGTTTGTTTACCATGGATTAATAGTAACAATGGACAAGCTTAATCAAGTAATTTACTTGATGTTGTCCATGTCTTACattgtttatgatattttgaatgcatttGGTGATGATTTAATCAAAAACATGACTCTTGTGTTATGGTAAACttgcgctgcctgtgaaaaAAAGGCCCCTAACTTGGTACTTGGCTAAGCACAAAGCAGCACTGCATTAAGTCAGGAACTATGATCTGTATGCCATCTCAGTTCTGAGATTCAAAGATTACGGATGATATTTGTCTTCTATTTGTgcaaacatgtaggcctaaccaTTAGACTAGAGTTGACTCACACCTGTACTGTAAGTTAGTAAGGACATAGAAAATAGCAACATGACATGCCTCTAATCAAGTGATTTGTTTCCGCTTGCAGCTGCTGCCAGCCTTACCTTACCAGTTGCAGTCCACATCGTTGACCTTTGATAAAGTAGAAACAATTGCCATGGAAACAAACAATCCAACTGACAAAGAGACAAGCCAAATAAATGCAGCCATCTTTCCATCAAGGAAACGTGgtcctgatgctgatgctgGTTTGATGGTCTCTACTAAGGCATCGAAGAAGTTGTACTCTCAATCTGCAGCGGGTTACCATCAGATGTCAAGCGATACTGCTGATGAGGCGGAGATCGTTTCAAACGCATGCACCCA
Above is a genomic segment from Lineus longissimus chromosome 14, tnLinLong1.2, whole genome shotgun sequence containing:
- the LOC135498588 gene encoding uncharacterized protein LOC135498588, which produces MHDRGVTDVWGWIRMRARCVPHLGKSIRETRAKQDPSCRAKNTAESPACDESPACDESPACDESPACDESPACDESPACDESPACDESPACDESPACDESPACDESPACDESPACDESPLYRGLNMIPV